A DNA window from Sphingomonas profundi contains the following coding sequences:
- the gspK gene encoding type II secretion system minor pseudopilin GspK, with the protein MTAPARERGAALLAVLLLVAVMAAISVVALEKLRLATSLATNAAALDQARAYAFGAEALAMTKVGLLDGRQTGTTTLAGGWNGRVTRLPIPGGIAALRVRDGGNCFNLNSLAEGISASQLTARPAGIAQFLSLMRLLGIADPDARRVAAGLADWLDTDSTAIPDGAEDSDYLRAQKPYRAGNTLLSEVSELRAVSGVTSDIYRILRPWVCALPTTDMSPLNVNTLLPDQSVLLAMLLPYRMDAARAAQVLVQRPPLGWNSIAEFWDQPGLAGVPPEADVRSQPQLRTRWFALDLDVELGGAQVTETALIDGGLTPAKLVVRRWGIDE; encoded by the coding sequence GTGACGGCGCCGGCGCGGGAGCGTGGCGCCGCCCTGTTGGCGGTGCTGCTGCTGGTGGCGGTGATGGCGGCGATCTCGGTCGTGGCGCTCGAGAAATTGCGGCTGGCCACCAGCCTCGCCACCAACGCCGCCGCGCTGGATCAGGCGCGCGCCTACGCGTTCGGCGCCGAGGCGCTGGCGATGACGAAGGTGGGCCTGCTCGACGGCCGCCAGACCGGCACCACCACCCTGGCGGGCGGCTGGAACGGGCGCGTCACGCGCCTGCCGATTCCGGGCGGCATCGCCGCCCTGCGCGTGCGCGACGGCGGCAACTGCTTCAACCTGAACAGCCTGGCGGAAGGGATCTCCGCCAGCCAGCTTACCGCGCGGCCGGCCGGCATCGCCCAGTTCCTGTCGCTGATGCGGCTGCTGGGCATCGCCGATCCGGATGCGCGGCGGGTGGCGGCGGGCCTGGCCGACTGGCTGGACACGGACTCGACGGCGATCCCCGACGGCGCGGAGGACAGCGACTATCTGCGCGCGCAGAAGCCCTATCGCGCCGGCAACACCCTGCTTTCCGAGGTGAGCGAACTGCGCGCCGTATCGGGCGTGACGAGCGACATCTACCGCATCCTGCGGCCGTGGGTGTGCGCCCTGCCGACCACCGACATGTCGCCGTTGAACGTGAACACGCTGCTGCCCGATCAGTCCGTCCTGCTGGCCATGCTGCTGCCGTACCGGATGGATGCGGCGCGGGCGGCGCAGGTGCTGGTGCAGCGGCCGCCGCTCGGCTGGAACAGCATCGCCGAGTTCTGGGATCAGCCGGGCCTAGCCGGCGTGCCGCCCGAGGCGGACGTGCGGAGCCAGCCGCAATTGCGCACCCGCTGGTTCGCGCTCGACCTTGACGTGGAACTGGGCGGCGCGCAGGTGACGGAGACGGCGCTGATCGATGGCGGGCTGACCCCCGCCAAGCTGGTGGTGCGGCGTTGGGGGATCGACGAATGA
- the gspJ gene encoding type II secretion system minor pseudopilin GspJ — translation MTVPVPPRPAGCGFEGSPRSTEHGFEPSQRSAEHGFELSQRSAEHGFTLIELMVALFVFGLLAAAGVALLGFSARAQGAAGEKLAEIAAIRRVSAILTADLAQAAPRISRSASGAAQVAFFGSAGGDRQVALAFVRRGWENPYGAPRASLQKVQYRLVGDRLERSAAPMLDGAEPGPPAVIIRGVRSMSLRYRLGGEWRERWDATRADAVPRAVEMVLDIDGIGPVRQVFQTGTGL, via the coding sequence GTGACGGTGCCAGTGCCGCCGCGACCGGCCGGGTGCGGCTTCGAAGGTTCGCCGCGCTCCACCGAACACGGCTTCGAGCCTTCGCAGCGTTCCGCCGAACACGGCTTCGAGCTTTCGCAGCGTTCCGCCGAACACGGCTTCACGCTGATCGAGCTGATGGTGGCGTTGTTCGTGTTTGGGCTGCTGGCGGCGGCGGGGGTGGCGCTGCTGGGATTCAGCGCCAGGGCGCAGGGTGCTGCGGGGGAGAAGCTGGCGGAGATCGCGGCGATCCGGCGGGTCTCGGCGATCCTGACGGCCGATCTCGCCCAGGCCGCGCCGCGCATCAGCCGCAGTGCCAGCGGGGCGGCGCAGGTCGCCTTCTTCGGCTCGGCCGGCGGCGATCGGCAGGTGGCGCTCGCCTTCGTCCGGCGCGGGTGGGAGAACCCCTATGGGGCGCCGCGCGCCTCGCTGCAGAAGGTGCAGTACCGGCTGGTCGGCGACCGGCTGGAGCGGAGCGCCGCGCCGATGCTGGACGGCGCCGAGCCGGGGCCGCCCGCCGTCATCATCCGTGGCGTGCGGTCAATGAGCCTGCGCTACCGCCTTGGCGGCGAGTGGCGCGAGCGGTGGGATGCCACGCGCGCCGACGCCGTGCCGCGCGCGGTGGAAATGGTGCTCGACATAGACGGGATCGGCCCGGTGCGGCAGGTGTTCCAGACGGGCACCGGCCTGTGA
- the gspF gene encoding type II secretion system inner membrane protein GspF, translated as MPDFDYLALDVAGREKRGQVSAATIEDARARLATRKFYVVRIEAGRGGAPASPALLSQRITLRRKLSAKQLTLFTRQLATLAQVSPLEEAIRTIVRQAEQEQVRRVLGRVHGGVVEGRRLSEAMTREAPSFPPLYRAMVAAGEGSGTLPTILERLADLQERQATVRGKVITALAYPTVLAFVAIAVVFALMVFVVPQVVEQFDTVGQTLPLLTRMVIGLSAFLVGWWWALAIGLAAAGFLIWRGLRDPAIRMWVDRSILRLPLLGRLVRDLHAARLSRTLATMVASRLPLLEGLTLTVSTVHNRALRAASSDIVEAIRGGGSLSAAMRRAGVFPPLLVYMAASGEASGKLDTMLERAADYMEREFDSFTATALSLLEPLIIVLMGGIVALIVLSILLPILQLDTLAGA; from the coding sequence ATGCCTGACTTCGACTATCTGGCGCTCGACGTGGCCGGGCGGGAGAAGCGCGGGCAGGTGAGCGCCGCGACGATCGAGGATGCGCGCGCCCGCCTTGCCACCCGCAAATTCTACGTCGTGCGGATCGAGGCGGGAAGGGGCGGCGCGCCGGCCTCGCCGGCCCTGCTCTCGCAGCGCATCACCCTGCGGCGCAAACTCTCCGCCAAGCAGCTGACGTTGTTCACCCGCCAGCTCGCCACCCTGGCGCAGGTGAGCCCGCTGGAGGAGGCGATCCGCACCATCGTGCGCCAGGCCGAGCAGGAGCAGGTGCGCCGCGTGTTGGGGCGGGTGCATGGCGGCGTGGTGGAGGGCCGGCGCCTGTCGGAGGCAATGACGCGCGAGGCGCCGAGCTTCCCGCCGCTCTACCGCGCGATGGTGGCGGCGGGCGAGGGATCGGGCACGCTGCCGACCATCCTGGAGCGTCTGGCCGACCTGCAGGAGCGGCAGGCGACGGTGCGCGGCAAGGTGATCACCGCGCTCGCCTACCCCACGGTGCTGGCCTTCGTGGCGATCGCCGTGGTGTTCGCGCTGATGGTGTTCGTGGTGCCGCAGGTGGTGGAACAGTTCGACACGGTGGGCCAGACCTTGCCGCTGCTCACGCGGATGGTGATCGGCCTCTCCGCCTTCCTCGTCGGCTGGTGGTGGGCGCTGGCGATCGGGCTGGCCGCTGCCGGCTTCCTGATCTGGCGGGGCTTGCGCGATCCGGCGATACGGATGTGGGTGGATCGCAGCATCCTGCGGCTGCCGCTGCTGGGCCGGCTGGTGCGCGATCTCCACGCCGCCCGCCTCTCCCGCACCCTGGCGACGATGGTGGCGAGCCGCCTGCCGCTGCTAGAGGGGCTGACCCTGACCGTATCGACCGTGCACAACCGCGCGCTGCGCGCCGCCTCCAGCGATATCGTCGAGGCGATACGCGGCGGCGGCAGCCTGTCGGCGGCGATGCGGCGGGCGGGCGTGTTCCCGCCGCTGCTGGTCTACATGGCGGCATCGGGCGAAGCGTCCGGCAAGCTCGACACCATGCTGGAGCGCGCGGCCGACTATATGGAGCGCGAGTTCGATTCGTTCACGGCGACGGCGCTCTCGCTGCTGGAGCCGCTGATCATCGTGCTGATGGGTGGCATCGTGGCGCTGATCGTCCTCTCGATCCTGCTGCCGATCCTGCAACTCGATACGCTCGCCGGAGCCTGA
- the gspG gene encoding type II secretion system major pseudopilin GspG, with amino-acid sequence MTMTKRRTETSRAPARRSAECGFRPVARSAEHGFTSFVRSAEHGFTLVELMVVIVIIGLLTTIVVINVLPSQDKARVEKAKTDIALLEQAAEMYRLDNLSYPGGGDGLKALVSAPAGVDTGRYRPGGYIRKLPDDPWGNPYHYVSPGKHGAVDIFSYGADGREGGEGNDADIGNWK; translated from the coding sequence ATGACGATGACCAAGCGACGGACCGAAACTTCCCGTGCGCCGGCGAGGCGCTCCGCCGAGTGCGGCTTCAGGCCGGTAGCGCGCTCCGCCGAACACGGCTTCACGTCCTTTGTGCGTTCCGCCGAACACGGCTTCACGCTGGTCGAGCTGATGGTCGTGATCGTCATCATCGGGCTCTTGACCACGATCGTCGTCATCAACGTGCTGCCCAGCCAGGACAAGGCGCGGGTGGAGAAGGCGAAGACCGACATTGCCCTGCTGGAGCAGGCGGCCGAGATGTACCGGCTGGACAATCTCTCCTATCCCGGCGGCGGCGACGGCCTGAAGGCGCTGGTGAGCGCGCCGGCCGGCGTCGATACCGGGCGCTACCGGCCCGGCGGCTACATCCGCAAGCTGCCGGACGATCCGTGGGGCAACCCCTATCACTACGTTTCGCCGGGCAAGCATGGCGCCGTGGACATCTTCAGCTACGGCGCCGACGGCCGCGAGGGTGGCGAAGGGAACGATGCCGATATCGGCAACTGGAAGTAA
- a CDS encoding GspH/FimT family pseudopilin → MRRSAEHGFTLVELMIVMAIIGLLTGAVVLAMPDPRGDLRSDAERFAARAHAAQDKAVIEARAIALLVTSDGYGFERRERGAWTLLGEKPFEQRRWAKGATALVGDVGQARALFDPTGIVEPLDVTLVRDATRMTVHIAADGSVRVDG, encoded by the coding sequence GTGAGGCGTTCCGCCGAACACGGCTTCACGCTGGTCGAGCTGATGATCGTGATGGCGATCATCGGGCTGCTGACCGGCGCGGTGGTGCTGGCGATGCCCGATCCGCGCGGCGACCTGCGCAGCGATGCCGAGCGTTTCGCCGCCCGCGCCCACGCCGCGCAGGACAAGGCGGTGATCGAGGCGCGCGCCATCGCCCTGCTGGTGACGAGCGACGGCTACGGCTTCGAGCGGCGCGAGCGGGGCGCGTGGACCCTGCTGGGCGAGAAGCCGTTCGAGCAGCGGCGCTGGGCCAAGGGGGCGACGGCGCTGGTCGGCGACGTGGGCCAGGCGCGCGCCCTGTTCGACCCGACCGGCATCGTCGAGCCGCTCGACGTGACCCTGGTGCGCGATGCGACGCGCATGACGGTGCACATCGCCGCCGACGGCTCGGTGCGCGTCGATGGTTGA
- the gspN gene encoding type II secretion system protein N, translating into MRRIRLPLRPSLFFLCALLVGLVLLMPLRLVIGWLDLGAGGFAAREARGSVWLGTLAEARFGDAPLGDLSARLAPLPLLVGRARLDLASAGETAGGFAGALTVSRHRFGIDDVTARVPLGRRLMPLPVAAIDLSDVSVTFRDGLCDRADGLVKAVIEGAPAGLNLPGGLSGAARCDGGALLLPLVGQSGMESLTLHVATGGAYRADLKVQPTTPATRDALLAAGFSPVAGGYALAVTGAL; encoded by the coding sequence ATGCGAAGGATCCGCCTGCCGCTCCGCCCGAGCCTGTTCTTCCTCTGCGCGCTGCTGGTCGGCCTCGTTTTGCTGATGCCGCTGCGGCTGGTGATCGGCTGGCTGGACCTGGGCGCCGGCGGCTTCGCCGCGCGGGAGGCGCGGGGCAGCGTGTGGCTGGGCACGCTGGCCGAGGCGCGCTTCGGCGATGCGCCGCTGGGCGATCTCTCTGCCCGGCTGGCGCCGCTGCCGCTGCTGGTGGGCCGGGCACGCCTGGATCTCGCCTCCGCCGGCGAGACCGCGGGCGGGTTCGCCGGCGCGCTGACGGTGTCGCGGCATCGCTTCGGGATCGACGACGTCACGGCGCGGGTGCCGCTGGGCCGGCGGCTGATGCCGCTGCCGGTGGCGGCGATCGACCTCTCCGACGTGAGCGTCACCTTTCGGGACGGGCTGTGCGACCGGGCCGACGGGCTGGTGAAGGCCGTGATCGAGGGCGCGCCGGCCGGGCTGAACCTGCCCGGCGGCCTGAGCGGCGCGGCGCGCTGCGACGGCGGCGCGCTGCTGCTGCCGCTTGTCGGCCAGAGCGGGATGGAGAGCCTGACCCTGCACGTCGCGACAGGCGGCGCCTATCGCGCGGACCTGAAGGTGCAGCCGACCACGCCCGCCACGCGCGACGCGCTGCTGGCCGCCGGCTTCTCGCCCGTGGCCGGCGGCTATGCGCTGGCGGTGACGGGCGCGCTGTGA
- the gspM gene encoding type II secretion system protein GspM, protein MMRQLRFWWGLRTTREQRMLLAMAAAIAIVLAWLLIVRPLDDALADARERHGRAVLDMAQARGQADRIAFLEKSGPPPPQAPLATLVGQKAVEAGFAKLRVTPDGNRVAIALESAKAQAFFGWIADLERRDGIIVERLSARTNSDATIAVDASLRARSR, encoded by the coding sequence ATGATGCGCCAGCTGCGCTTCTGGTGGGGCCTGCGCACCACGCGCGAGCAGCGGATGCTGCTGGCGATGGCGGCGGCGATCGCGATCGTGCTGGCCTGGCTGCTGATCGTCCGCCCGCTCGACGATGCGCTGGCCGACGCGCGGGAGCGGCACGGCCGCGCCGTGCTGGACATGGCGCAGGCGCGCGGCCAGGCGGACCGCATCGCCTTCCTGGAAAAGAGCGGCCCGCCGCCGCCGCAGGCGCCGCTCGCCACCCTCGTCGGCCAGAAGGCGGTGGAGGCTGGCTTCGCGAAGCTGCGGGTGACGCCGGACGGCAACCGCGTGGCGATCGCGCTGGAATCGGCCAAGGCGCAGGCCTTCTTCGGCTGGATCGCCGATCTGGAACGGCGCGACGGCATCATCGTCGAGCGGCTGTCCGCCCGCACGAACAGCGATGCGACGATCGCCGTCGACGCCAGCCTGCGGGCGAGGAGCCGCTGA
- the gspI gene encoding type II secretion system minor pseudopilin GspI, which translates to MRRSAEHGFTLIELMVALAIFSLAAIALLRLEGATVSQTAILRDRTIGQIVARNVAVEALTDRGAPPLGLLNGEERNGGRLWHWVRRTTKTPDPRVQRIDVSVTDDDGQRAGVLTVFRLSLA; encoded by the coding sequence TTGCGACGTTCCGCCGAACACGGCTTCACGTTGATCGAGCTGATGGTCGCGCTGGCGATCTTCAGCCTGGCGGCGATCGCGCTGCTGCGGCTGGAGGGGGCGACCGTGTCGCAGACCGCGATCCTGCGCGATCGGACGATCGGCCAGATCGTCGCGCGCAACGTGGCGGTGGAGGCGCTGACCGATCGTGGCGCCCCGCCGCTCGGCCTGCTGAACGGCGAGGAGCGCAATGGCGGTCGGCTCTGGCACTGGGTGCGGCGGACGACCAAGACGCCCGATCCGCGCGTGCAGCGGATCGACGTCTCGGTGACGGACGATGACGGGCAGCGCGCCGGCGTGCTCACCGTGTTCCGGCTGTCTCTGGCGTGA
- the gspL gene encoding type II secretion system protein GspL yields the protein MSGGDFLLLFLDDGLTPPRGWMRLRDGAVIARGGAGAVPPPADEAGDPDRDGDERVVLIVPGEDVVIHWIELPALSPAQAIAAARLAAGEVSAAPAERLHVALGAAGGETRAVALVAPERMAAWLAQAQALGLDPDAVLPEPLLLLPPEEGIVRWAQGGLHLLRGPAVALAAEPALAALMADGSIVAVDDAAVEAGLGAALAAAPLDLRQGPFARRRRWRIDWPLVRRLALLGGFILLAILAVQIVLILKYSFAADRLEREVAGVARSALPRVATIDDAPSQLSGRLAELRGAGLGFSASAAAVFAAVRDTANVELSALAFDEGGALRVTATAADAADIAALARRIEAAGFAVDSGDVRPGGGRQIAEITVRGR from the coding sequence ATGAGCGGGGGCGACTTCCTGCTGCTGTTCCTCGACGACGGCCTGACGCCGCCGCGCGGCTGGATGCGCCTGCGCGACGGCGCGGTGATCGCCCGCGGCGGGGCGGGCGCGGTGCCGCCACCGGCGGACGAGGCCGGCGACCCCGATCGCGACGGCGACGAGCGCGTCGTGCTGATCGTGCCGGGCGAGGATGTGGTGATCCATTGGATCGAACTGCCCGCCCTTTCCCCCGCGCAGGCGATCGCCGCGGCGCGGCTGGCGGCGGGCGAGGTGAGCGCCGCGCCGGCCGAGCGGCTGCACGTGGCGCTGGGCGCCGCCGGCGGCGAGACGCGGGCGGTGGCGCTGGTGGCGCCGGAGCGGATGGCCGCGTGGCTCGCCCAGGCGCAGGCGCTGGGCCTCGATCCCGACGCGGTGCTGCCGGAGCCGCTGCTGCTGCTGCCGCCGGAGGAGGGCATTGTGCGCTGGGCGCAGGGCGGGCTGCACCTGCTGCGCGGCCCGGCGGTGGCGCTGGCGGCCGAGCCGGCGCTGGCCGCCCTGATGGCCGACGGGTCGATCGTGGCGGTGGACGATGCGGCGGTGGAGGCGGGGCTGGGTGCTGCGCTAGCGGCGGCGCCGCTGGACCTGCGGCAGGGGCCGTTCGCGCGGCGCCGGCGCTGGCGGATCGACTGGCCGCTGGTCAGGCGGCTGGCGCTGCTCGGCGGCTTCATCCTGCTCGCGATCCTGGCCGTGCAGATCGTGCTGATCCTGAAATACAGCTTCGCCGCCGACCGGCTGGAGCGCGAGGTGGCGGGCGTCGCGCGATCGGCGCTGCCGCGGGTGGCGACGATCGACGATGCGCCGTCCCAGCTTTCCGGCCGGCTGGCGGAGCTGCGCGGCGCCGGGCTGGGCTTCAGCGCCAGCGCCGCCGCCGTGTTCGCCGCCGTGCGCGACACGGCCAATGTGGAACTCTCCGCTCTGGCCTTCGACGAGGGCGGCGCGCTGCGGGTGACGGCGACGGCGGCGGACGCGGCGGACATCGCCGCGCTCGCCCGGCGGATCGAGGCGGCCGGCTTCGCGGTGGACAGCGGCGACGTGCGGCCCGGCGGCGGCCGCCAGATCGCCGAGATCACGGTGCGCGGCCGATGA